A part of Hydrogenobacter sp. T-8 genomic DNA contains:
- the carB gene encoding carbamoyl-phosphate synthase large subunit: MKKVLILGSGPNRIGQGIEFDYACVHAVFALREQGIKTIMVNCNPETVSTDYDTADTLYFEPVVLENVLEVIRREKPDGVFLQFGGQTPLKLSLPLKNLGINILGTPPESIDMAEDRELFKKLIDTLGIKQPPSGTARTKEEAIRIAEELTFPVLVRPSYVLGGRAMRIVYDREELIQYLEEAVSVSFERPILIDKYLSDSIEVDVDAIGDGKDYLIGAVMEHIEEAGVHSGDSAASIPPYTLSKEVVEEIKRQSKLIAKALKVKGLVNLQFAVKDGEVYVLEVNPRASRTVPFVSKTIGYPLAKLSALIGVGKSLKELVPEVFERLEGGKAHLASDFMPSDKRIYSVKEVVFPWSRFPEEDPVLGPEMKSTGEVMGIAEDFGLAYYKAQLSAGSRLPLEGKVFLSVADRDKPKVVDLTKGFLELGFEVYATGGTYKFLKERELNVKHVLKVSEGRPNVVDMIKNQEIQLIINTPTGRKERSDAYHIRRSAIQYGIPYTTTIRGGYAMLEAIRSYIKHGGRLKVYALQDL; this comes from the coding sequence ATGAAGAAAGTATTAATCCTTGGCAGTGGACCAAATCGTATAGGTCAAGGTATAGAGTTTGACTATGCATGCGTCCATGCGGTTTTTGCCCTAAGAGAACAAGGCATAAAGACCATAATGGTAAATTGCAACCCAGAGACAGTTTCCACTGATTATGACACTGCGGATACGCTTTACTTTGAGCCAGTGGTTTTGGAAAACGTGCTTGAGGTCATAAGAAGAGAAAAGCCTGATGGAGTCTTTCTTCAGTTTGGTGGTCAAACGCCTCTTAAACTCTCCCTTCCTCTCAAGAACCTTGGTATAAACATACTGGGAACTCCTCCAGAAAGCATAGATATGGCAGAGGATAGGGAGCTCTTTAAAAAGCTCATTGACACCCTTGGCATAAAGCAGCCACCCAGTGGAACTGCAAGGACAAAGGAAGAAGCCATAAGAATAGCGGAAGAGCTTACCTTTCCCGTGCTTGTGAGACCTTCCTATGTGCTTGGTGGCAGAGCTATGAGAATAGTTTATGACAGGGAGGAGCTTATCCAATACCTTGAAGAGGCGGTAAGTGTGAGCTTTGAAAGACCCATACTCATAGACAAGTATCTTTCTGACAGCATAGAGGTGGACGTGGACGCCATAGGAGATGGCAAGGATTATCTCATAGGAGCGGTGATGGAGCATATAGAGGAGGCGGGTGTCCACTCAGGAGACAGTGCGGCAAGCATACCACCATACACTCTCTCAAAGGAAGTGGTAGAAGAAATAAAAAGACAGTCCAAGCTTATAGCGAAGGCTCTAAAGGTGAAAGGGCTTGTGAACCTTCAGTTTGCAGTAAAGGATGGTGAGGTCTACGTGCTTGAGGTTAACCCAAGGGCCTCAAGGACAGTGCCCTTCGTAAGCAAAACCATAGGCTACCCCTTGGCAAAGCTGTCAGCCCTTATAGGCGTTGGTAAAAGTCTAAAGGAACTTGTCCCTGAGGTTTTTGAAAGACTTGAAGGAGGCAAAGCCCACCTTGCCAGCGACTTTATGCCTTCTGACAAGAGGATATACTCTGTCAAAGAGGTAGTCTTTCCCTGGAGCAGATTTCCAGAAGAAGACCCTGTGCTTGGTCCGGAGATGAAAAGCACAGGAGAGGTTATGGGTATTGCAGAAGACTTTGGTCTTGCCTACTACAAGGCACAGCTTTCCGCTGGTAGCAGGCTACCCTTAGAGGGCAAAGTTTTCCTTAGTGTTGCGGACAGGGACAAACCAAAGGTGGTAGACCTTACAAAAGGTTTTCTTGAACTGGGTTTTGAGGTCTATGCCACTGGAGGGACATACAAATTTCTAAAAGAAAGAGAGCTGAATGTAAAGCATGTGCTAAAGGTCTCTGAGGGAAGACCCAACGTGGTGGACATGATAAAAAACCAAGAAATACAGCTCATCATAAACACGCCAACGGGCAGAAAAGAGAGGAGCGACGCCTACCACATTAGGAGGTCTGCCATTCAGTATGGCATCCCCTACACAACCACTATAAGAGGCGGATATGCTATGCTTGAAGCCATAAGAAGCTACATAAAGCACGGCGGTAGACTGAAGGTTTACGCCCTTCAGGACCTATGA
- a CDS encoding TIGR00730 family Rossman fold protein encodes MNSEEIRLIEELKIRQGDTWRVLKIMSEFVQGFDALSSVGPAITFFGSSRLDETDPYYKKAYRTAFMLGSLGFHIVTGGGPGIMEAANRGGKDAGTLSVGLNIQIPTEQVPNPYQNISLNFDYFFVRKVMLLRYSTAYLIFPGGFGTLDELFEALTLIQTGKSPRFPIILFGSEYWKPLLDFMKNTMVSYRTIDQRDIDLISLCDSPEEAVELIIEEMTALYRRLEKEEPFNPMFERLRTILSGAGVLS; translated from the coding sequence ATGAACAGTGAAGAGATACGTCTCATAGAAGAGCTTAAGATAAGGCAGGGTGACACGTGGCGTGTGCTTAAGATAATGAGTGAGTTTGTCCAAGGTTTTGACGCTCTGTCTTCCGTCGGTCCTGCCATAACTTTTTTTGGAAGTTCAAGGCTTGATGAAACAGACCCTTACTACAAGAAGGCTTATAGGACCGCCTTTATGCTTGGAAGCCTTGGCTTTCATATAGTTACCGGTGGAGGTCCGGGCATAATGGAGGCTGCAAACAGAGGAGGAAAGGACGCAGGAACCCTCTCCGTTGGTCTAAACATTCAAATACCCACAGAGCAGGTGCCAAACCCTTATCAAAACATCTCTTTAAATTTTGACTACTTCTTTGTAAGGAAGGTGATGCTCCTGAGGTATTCTACCGCCTACCTTATATTCCCTGGTGGTTTTGGAACTCTTGATGAGCTTTTTGAAGCTCTGACTTTAATACAAACAGGCAAAAGCCCCCGATTTCCTATAATCCTCTTTGGCTCTGAATACTGGAAGCCCCTTCTTGACTTTATGAAAAACACTATGGTGTCCTACCGCACTATAGACCAAAGGGATATAGACCTTATATCCCTATGCGACAGTCCAGAGGAAGCGGTTGAGCTTATAATAGAGGAGATGACCGCCCTCTACAGAAGGCTTGAAAAGGAAGAGCCCTTCAATCCAATGTTTGAAAGGTTAAGGACCATACTTTCTGGAGCAGGTGTTTTGTCATGA
- a CDS encoding Rpn family recombination-promoting nuclease/putative transposase, which translates to MSSKDIALKDIFEEIPQRLSKILAPAPIKELLPTNFPSTELRVDFLARLEDESILHIEFQSFNDNNMPFRMLRYYLAIWERYPSNPIKQLLVYVGNRKLRMKSRLKLRNLTFSYEMIDIRQIDCRVLLESPDPMDRLLACLCKVEDEAYLIEKLIKTMEGMNEEERKDYLLKALTLTELRPNLRIRLTEEVRHMPIVVRPEDIKLPKRKLRKDILYRLGLEEGKHIGFQEGEVIGIEKGKQIGFQEGEIIGIEKGLLKSAQDMVVAIIEAKLGYVPEEIANRIREIKDVDFLRSLAKKLVSASEDFMQVLATELKIS; encoded by the coding sequence GTGTCTTCAAAAGACATAGCCCTAAAAGACATATTTGAAGAAATCCCACAAAGGCTTAGCAAGATACTTGCACCAGCACCCATAAAGGAACTGCTACCCACAAACTTTCCTTCCACAGAGCTAAGAGTAGACTTTTTAGCAAGGCTTGAGGACGAAAGCATACTGCATATAGAGTTCCAGTCCTTTAACGACAATAACATGCCCTTCAGAATGCTACGCTATTACCTTGCCATATGGGAGAGATATCCAAGTAATCCTATAAAACAACTTCTTGTGTATGTGGGAAACAGAAAGCTAAGAATGAAGTCAAGACTAAAGCTTAGGAACCTTACCTTTAGCTATGAGATGATTGACATAAGGCAGATAGACTGCAGAGTGCTTTTGGAAAGCCCAGACCCTATGGATAGGCTATTGGCATGTTTGTGTAAGGTAGAGGATGAGGCATATCTGATAGAGAAACTCATAAAGACTATGGAAGGCATGAACGAAGAAGAGAGAAAGGACTATCTATTGAAAGCCTTGACGCTGACAGAACTGAGACCTAACTTAAGGATAAGACTCACAGAGGAGGTTAGGCACATGCCTATAGTGGTTAGACCTGAGGATATAAAACTGCCAAAGAGAAAGTTGAGAAAGGATATTCTTTATAGGCTTGGTCTTGAGGAAGGTAAACATATTGGGTTTCAAGAGGGGGAGGTTATTGGTATTGAAAAGGGTAAGCAAATTGGGTTTCAAGAGGGTGAAATTATTGGTATTGAAAAGGGTCTTTTAAAGTCCGCACAGGATATGGTTGTAGCCATAATTGAGGCTAAACTTGGCTATGTGCCTGAGGAGATAGCAAATAGGATAAGGGAAATAAAAGATGTGGACTTTCTGAGGTCTTTAGCCAAGAAGTTGGTTTCTGCTTCTGAGGATTTCATGCAGGTTTTAGCTACTGAGCTGAAAATTTCATAA
- a CDS encoding NTPase: MKIVLTGEPGIGKTTFIKKLAKALGDKVIGFWTEEVRDPKTKKRTGFKVVSTEGKSLLFASKTFTSKHLVGSYGVNVQRFEGVALPILEKALQEDKVVLVDEVGKMELFSKPFRDLIRELIHDTRKDMVITIPIRDVHPLVAEIRRLKGAVLLEINKENRDGLLEDILNLLDRV, from the coding sequence ATGAAGATAGTGCTCACAGGGGAGCCAGGTATAGGAAAAACCACATTCATAAAAAAGCTGGCAAAGGCTTTAGGGGACAAAGTCATAGGCTTTTGGACAGAAGAGGTAAGAGACCCAAAGACAAAAAAACGCACAGGCTTTAAGGTGGTCTCTACAGAGGGCAAGAGCCTTCTTTTTGCCAGCAAAACCTTTACTTCAAAGCATCTCGTGGGCTCTTATGGTGTAAATGTGCAAAGGTTTGAAGGTGTGGCTCTTCCAATTCTTGAAAAGGCTTTGCAAGAGGACAAGGTGGTGCTTGTGGATGAAGTAGGCAAGATGGAGCTTTTCTCAAAGCCCTTTAGAGACTTGATAAGAGAGCTTATTCATGACACAAGAAAAGATATGGTGATAACAATCCCCATAAGGGATGTGCATCCTCTCGTTGCAGAGATAAGAAGACTTAAGGGAGCAGTTCTTTTGGAGATAAACAAGGAGAACAGGGATGGGCTCTTAGAAGATATTCTGAACCTTCTTGACAGGGTTTGA